Proteins encoded by one window of Actinocorallia herbida:
- a CDS encoding acyl-CoA dehydrogenase family protein — MDATDTPELAAFRAEARTWLAENAPEHAGTVKHRLHFEHADTAREYEEAELASVRAAKAWQARLHAGGWAGVSWPAAFGGRGGTPGQEAVFAEESDRADVSVGPLLIGLKMVGPTLMRHGTTAQCAAHLGPLLSGQSVWCQLYSEPEAGSDLAALRTRAVLDEAAGEWVVTGQKVWTSSAQVADWAILLARTDVDVPKHQGITYFLVDMRSPGIEVRPLRQMNGSYHFNEVFLDAVRIPADQVVGEVNGGWKVVHTTLAAERAMIGGGGGEKARALLALAVSRGRDGDPLVRQRIAEVFTLDEILRFLGLKMRAAIARGVQPGPEGSIMKLLVARRAHEAAAAALAIEGEAALLAGADAPDDGAWQQQLLSAQGLRIGGGTDFIQLNAIAERILGLPRRRQPDKDTPFRELTARGRKEDRP; from the coding sequence ATGGACGCGACCGACACGCCGGAACTCGCCGCGTTCCGGGCCGAGGCCCGCACCTGGCTCGCCGAGAACGCGCCGGAGCACGCCGGAACCGTCAAGCACCGGCTGCACTTCGAGCACGCCGACACCGCCCGGGAGTACGAGGAGGCGGAGCTCGCCAGCGTCCGCGCGGCGAAGGCCTGGCAGGCCAGGCTGCACGCGGGCGGGTGGGCGGGGGTGAGCTGGCCCGCCGCGTTCGGAGGCCGCGGCGGGACCCCCGGCCAGGAGGCCGTGTTCGCGGAGGAATCCGACCGCGCGGACGTCTCGGTGGGCCCGTTGCTGATCGGTCTGAAGATGGTCGGCCCGACCCTGATGCGACACGGCACCACGGCCCAGTGCGCCGCGCATCTCGGCCCGCTGCTGAGCGGGCAGAGCGTCTGGTGCCAGCTCTACAGCGAGCCCGAGGCGGGCTCCGACCTGGCCGCGCTGCGCACCCGGGCCGTCCTGGACGAGGCCGCGGGGGAGTGGGTCGTCACCGGCCAGAAGGTCTGGACGTCGAGCGCGCAGGTCGCCGACTGGGCGATCCTGCTGGCCCGCACCGACGTCGACGTGCCCAAGCACCAGGGCATCACCTACTTCCTGGTCGACATGCGCTCGCCCGGCATCGAGGTCAGGCCACTGCGGCAGATGAACGGCTCGTACCACTTCAACGAGGTGTTCCTCGACGCCGTCCGGATCCCCGCCGACCAGGTCGTCGGCGAGGTGAACGGCGGCTGGAAGGTCGTGCACACGACGCTGGCCGCCGAGCGCGCGATGATCGGCGGTGGCGGCGGCGAGAAGGCGCGCGCCCTGCTCGCCCTGGCGGTCTCCCGGGGCCGCGACGGCGACCCGCTCGTCCGGCAGCGCATCGCCGAGGTGTTCACGCTCGACGAGATCCTGCGGTTCCTCGGCCTGAAGATGCGCGCCGCCATAGCGCGCGGCGTCCAGCCCGGCCCCGAGGGCTCGATCATGAAGCTCCTCGTCGCGCGCCGCGCCCACGAGGCCGCGGCGGCCGCGCTCGCGATCGAGGGCGAGGCCGCGCTCCTGGCCGGGGCGGACGCCCCCGACGACGGCGCCTGGCAGCAGCAGCTGCTGAGCGCGCAGGGCCTGCGGATCGGCGGCGGCACCGACTTCATCCAGCTCAACGCGATCGCCGAACGCATCCTCGGCCTGCCCCGGCGCAGGCAGCCCGACAAGGACACCCCGTTCCGCGAGCTCACCGCGCGCGGCCGCAAGGAGGACCGACCATGA
- a CDS encoding SAM-dependent methyltransferase yields MDFEEVPAGIDTSRAHPARRYDYWLGGKDNFAVDRESANMLAGVFPTIRLSAIENRRFLHRVVRFLTAEAGIRQFLDIGSGLPSAGNVHELAQDIAPDSRVVYVDNDPIVLTHARALLRSTPEGRTAYLQADLHDPARILAMPELLRTIDLERPVALMLLAVLHFFDDDAEVHRLFKFLREALPPGSYIALSHATTDDEPGVDVAEREALNRRAGIPFRLRSAADLGDLCAGLDLIEPGVSALSRWRPNVPEHERARPEDICMHGVVARVP; encoded by the coding sequence GTGGACTTTGAGGAAGTGCCGGCGGGGATCGACACCTCGCGCGCCCACCCGGCACGGCGCTACGACTACTGGCTCGGCGGCAAGGACAACTTCGCGGTGGACCGCGAGTCCGCGAACATGCTCGCGGGGGTGTTCCCCACGATCCGGCTCTCGGCCATCGAGAACCGCAGGTTCCTGCACCGCGTCGTGCGCTTCCTGACGGCCGAGGCGGGCATCCGCCAGTTCCTCGACATCGGCTCGGGGCTTCCGTCGGCGGGCAACGTCCACGAGCTCGCCCAGGACATCGCGCCCGACAGCCGCGTCGTCTACGTCGACAACGACCCGATCGTCCTCACCCACGCAAGGGCGCTGCTGCGCAGCACTCCCGAGGGGAGGACCGCCTACCTCCAGGCCGACCTCCACGACCCCGCGCGGATCCTCGCGATGCCCGAGCTGCTGCGGACCATCGACCTCGAGCGGCCTGTCGCGCTGATGCTGCTCGCCGTCCTGCACTTCTTCGACGACGACGCGGAGGTGCACCGCCTCTTCAAGTTCCTCCGCGAGGCGCTCCCCCCGGGCAGCTACATCGCCCTCAGCCACGCCACGACCGACGACGAGCCCGGTGTCGACGTCGCCGAGCGCGAGGCGCTCAACCGGCGGGCCGGCATCCCGTTCCGGCTGCGTTCGGCCGCCGACCTCGGCGACCTGTGCGCCGGTCTCGACCTGATCGAGCCCGGCGTGAGCGCGCTCTCCCGCTGGCGCCCGAACGTCCCGGAGCACGAGCGCGCCAGGCCCGAGGACATCTGCATGCACGGTGTGGTCGCCCGCGTCCCCTGA
- a CDS encoding SDR family NAD(P)-dependent oxidoreductase, whose product MSRLLENKIAIVTGAAHGIGRGHALELAKHGATVVVADLGTSVRGEGAGRDADDVVELITKRGGAAIADFADIADEAQATALVDRTVAEFGRLDILVNNAGIARDKVIWNMGVDDFDAVMRVHVRGTWLMTHLAAKRWRARAQAGETFTGRVINTTSGAGLVGNFGQSNYATAKAAIVGLTLTTSLELAKFGVTVNAVGPGGLTRLTATMGKDLKAFEPDDLAEDEYHPMDPAGSSPLVAWLASDQAQHVSGQVIRAIHDKIHLMEGWRESATISANEKKWDATRLGDRIATDLFHTRAPGLR is encoded by the coding sequence GTGTCCCGCTTGCTGGAGAACAAGATCGCCATCGTGACCGGCGCCGCCCACGGCATCGGCCGCGGCCACGCGCTGGAGCTGGCGAAGCACGGCGCCACGGTGGTCGTCGCCGACCTCGGCACCAGTGTGCGCGGCGAGGGCGCGGGACGCGACGCCGACGACGTCGTGGAGCTCATCACCAAGCGCGGCGGCGCCGCCATCGCCGACTTCGCCGACATCGCCGACGAGGCCCAGGCGACCGCGCTGGTCGACCGGACCGTCGCGGAGTTCGGCCGCCTGGACATCCTGGTGAACAACGCGGGCATCGCGCGCGACAAGGTCATCTGGAACATGGGCGTCGACGACTTCGACGCGGTCATGCGCGTCCACGTGCGCGGCACCTGGCTGATGACGCACCTGGCCGCCAAGCGGTGGCGGGCCCGCGCCCAGGCGGGTGAGACCTTCACCGGACGGGTCATCAACACCACGTCCGGCGCGGGCCTCGTCGGCAACTTCGGCCAGTCGAACTACGCGACGGCCAAGGCCGCGATCGTCGGCCTGACCCTCACGACGAGCCTGGAGCTCGCCAAGTTCGGCGTGACGGTCAACGCGGTCGGCCCCGGCGGCCTGACCCGGCTGACCGCCACGATGGGCAAGGACCTGAAGGCGTTCGAGCCCGACGACCTGGCCGAGGACGAGTACCACCCGATGGACCCGGCGGGCTCGTCCCCACTGGTGGCGTGGCTGGCCAGCGACCAGGCCCAGCACGTCAGCGGGCAGGTGATCCGCGCGATCCACGACAAGATCCACCTCATGGAGGGCTGGCGCGAATCCGCCACCATCTCCGCGAACGAGAAGAAGTGGGATGCCACCCGCCTGGGCGACCGGATCGCCACCGACCTCTTCCACACCCGCGCCCCCGGCCTGCGCTGA
- a CDS encoding FadD3 family acyl-CoA ligase produces MPEPTTTHDGFTDPRADLRWGTTSALLADAAARLGTAEAIVDGDVRLTFAGLDAAVTEAARGFLAAGVGKGDRVAVWAPNTARWIVAALGLQRAGGVLVPLNTRFQGTEAAFILRKSRARLLCVVGEFLGRDYPASLAAAAGGPAGGRPYADLPGLEKVVLLDGSAARAPLTTWADFLSAGASVPVAEVEARALGIDPDDLSDMLFTSGTTGNPKGAMCTHGQTLRAYAVWAAVVGLREGDRYLVVNPFFHGFGYKAGWLASLIVGATVLPAKTLDVPEVLRVAREERITVLPGTPTLYQTMLEHPDFSADGVAHLRLAVTGAANVPPALLYRIRDELGFSHIVTGYGLTESCAIVSMCRYDDPLETIAATAGRPLPGLEVSVVDGEGKPVPSGTEGEILVRGYTVMKGYFGEESETAATVDADGRLHTGDIGVIDADGRVRITDRIKDMFIVGGFNAYPAEIEKVLDSFDKVAQSAVVGVPDLRMGEVGAAFVVPRRDTLLDPEEVLEFARANLANYKVPRQVHIVGELPVNAAGKVLKNVLRDRLSRT; encoded by the coding sequence GTGCCGGAACCGACCACGACCCACGACGGATTCACCGACCCGCGGGCCGACCTGCGCTGGGGCACGACCAGCGCGCTGCTGGCCGACGCCGCCGCGCGCCTGGGCACGGCCGAGGCGATCGTCGACGGCGACGTCCGGCTCACCTTCGCCGGACTCGACGCCGCGGTCACCGAGGCGGCCCGCGGGTTCCTCGCCGCCGGGGTCGGCAAGGGCGACCGGGTCGCGGTCTGGGCGCCGAACACCGCGCGCTGGATCGTCGCCGCGCTCGGCCTCCAGCGCGCGGGCGGCGTGCTCGTCCCGCTGAACACGCGCTTCCAGGGCACGGAGGCCGCCTTCATCCTGCGCAAGAGCCGGGCCCGCCTCCTGTGCGTGGTCGGCGAGTTCCTGGGCCGCGACTACCCCGCGTCCCTGGCGGCCGCCGCGGGCGGCCCGGCGGGCGGCCGCCCGTACGCCGACCTGCCCGGCCTGGAGAAGGTCGTGCTCCTCGACGGCTCCGCGGCCCGCGCCCCCCTGACGACCTGGGCGGACTTCCTCAGCGCGGGCGCTTCCGTGCCCGTCGCGGAGGTCGAAGCGCGCGCGCTGGGGATCGACCCGGACGACCTGTCGGACATGCTCTTCACTTCGGGCACGACGGGGAACCCGAAGGGCGCGATGTGCACACACGGCCAGACGCTGCGCGCATACGCGGTGTGGGCGGCCGTCGTCGGGCTGCGCGAAGGCGACCGCTACCTCGTGGTCAACCCCTTCTTCCACGGCTTCGGCTACAAGGCCGGCTGGCTCGCCTCCCTCATCGTCGGCGCGACGGTCCTGCCCGCCAAGACCCTCGACGTCCCCGAGGTGCTCCGGGTCGCCCGCGAGGAGCGCATCACGGTCCTTCCCGGCACCCCCACGCTCTACCAGACGATGCTGGAGCACCCGGACTTCTCGGCCGACGGCGTCGCGCACCTCCGCCTGGCCGTCACGGGGGCCGCGAACGTGCCGCCCGCGCTGCTCTACCGGATCCGCGACGAACTCGGCTTCTCCCACATCGTCACCGGCTACGGCCTCACCGAGTCGTGCGCGATCGTCTCCATGTGCCGCTACGACGACCCCCTGGAGACCATCGCGGCCACCGCGGGCCGTCCGCTGCCCGGCCTCGAGGTCAGCGTCGTGGACGGCGAGGGCAAGCCCGTCCCTTCCGGCACGGAGGGCGAGATCCTCGTCCGCGGCTACACGGTGATGAAGGGCTACTTCGGGGAGGAGTCCGAGACCGCCGCGACCGTCGACGCCGACGGCCGGCTGCACACCGGCGACATCGGCGTCATCGACGCCGACGGCCGGGTCCGCATCACCGACCGGATCAAGGACATGTTCATCGTCGGCGGCTTCAACGCCTACCCCGCCGAGATCGAGAAGGTCCTCGACTCCTTCGACAAGGTCGCCCAGAGCGCCGTCGTGGGCGTCCCCGACCTCCGGATGGGCGAAGTCGGCGCCGCCTTCGTCGTCCCCCGGCGCGACACCCTTCTCGACCCCGAGGAGGTACTCGAGTTCGCCCGCGCCAACCTCGCCAACTACAAGGTCCCCCGCCAGGTCCACATCGTCGGTGAGCTCCCCGTCAACGCCGCGGGCAAGGTGCTCAAGAACGTCCTCCGCGACCGCCTCTCCCGGACCTGA
- a CDS encoding CaiB/BaiF CoA transferase family protein produces MVEATQGGGLLSGLRVVECSMLGPGAVSTPLADLGADVIKVEPPSGDYIRAMSWPIVEGRSLLHLHISRGKRSIVLDLRTEDGKAVFLDLVKDADVVVEAMRPGGLDRRGLGYAALREINPKVVMFTISGYGMTGPYRDLPSHGIAYDAWAGTVTPVPGPDGLPTIPDHTSIGITAGPLFGTAAILAAVIRARESGEGCHLEVAQSDAAAAFDWLRSEGHRAYERPADEVTGNPSDGFERRPPGTAGMEEGVRYQFYASKDGHVLFMASEQKFWRNFCAAVGRDDLYEANPGSKLADHARGNLPLRHELAAIFAERTTAEWIELGLSADVPIGPANTPASIAHDPQFADRMPWQPAARLVADQLPFPVRVVGEAPPAAALPAPEPGEHTEEILRDVLGYDAARLTALRASGALGS; encoded by the coding sequence GTGGTGGAGGCGACTCAGGGCGGCGGACTGCTGTCCGGGCTGCGTGTGGTCGAGTGCTCGATGCTCGGCCCTGGCGCGGTGTCCACCCCGCTGGCCGATCTCGGCGCGGACGTGATCAAGGTGGAGCCGCCGTCGGGCGACTACATCCGGGCGATGAGCTGGCCGATCGTCGAGGGGCGGTCGCTGCTGCACCTGCACATCAGCCGGGGCAAGCGCAGCATCGTGCTCGACCTGCGCACCGAGGACGGCAAGGCGGTGTTCCTCGACCTCGTGAAGGACGCCGACGTCGTCGTCGAGGCGATGCGGCCCGGCGGCCTCGACCGCCGCGGCCTCGGCTACGCGGCCCTGCGGGAGATCAACCCGAAGGTCGTCATGTTCACCATCTCCGGCTACGGCATGACCGGCCCCTACCGCGACCTGCCCTCCCACGGCATCGCCTACGACGCCTGGGCCGGCACCGTCACCCCCGTGCCCGGCCCCGACGGCCTCCCGACGATCCCGGACCACACCTCCATCGGCATCACCGCAGGGCCCCTGTTCGGCACCGCCGCGATCCTCGCGGCCGTCATCAGGGCCCGCGAGAGCGGTGAGGGCTGCCACCTGGAGGTCGCCCAGTCCGACGCCGCCGCGGCGTTCGACTGGCTGCGCAGCGAAGGCCACCGCGCGTACGAGAGGCCCGCCGACGAGGTCACAGGCAACCCGTCCGACGGCTTCGAAAGGCGTCCGCCCGGTACGGCCGGCATGGAGGAGGGCGTCCGGTACCAGTTCTACGCCTCCAAAGACGGCCACGTGCTCTTCATGGCGTCCGAGCAGAAGTTCTGGCGCAACTTCTGCGCCGCCGTAGGCCGCGACGACCTCTACGAGGCGAACCCCGGCTCGAAGCTCGCCGACCACGCTCGCGGGAACCTGCCCCTGCGCCACGAACTCGCCGCCATCTTCGCCGAACGGACGACCGCCGAGTGGATCGAGCTCGGCCTGTCCGCCGACGTCCCCATCGGCCCGGCCAACACCCCGGCGTCGATCGCGCACGACCCCCAGTTCGCCGACCGCATGCCGTGGCAGCCCGCCGCCCGGCTCGTCGCCGACCAGCTGCCCTTCCCCGTCCGCGTCGTCGGTGAGGCCCCGCCCGCCGCCGCCCTCCCCGCCCCCGAGCCCGGCGAGCACACCGAGGAGATCCTCCGCGACGTCCTCGGCTACGACGCGGCCCGGCTGACCGCCCTCCGCGCCTCCGGGGCCCTGGGCTCCTAG